GGAATGGATGATCCTCACCGTGTTGCCGGTGCCGCCGGTGACTGCCCGGCCGTCGATCACGTTGGACAACGGCCAGCGCTCGGAAGACGATCTTACCCACAAGCTGGTGGACATCATCCGGATCAACCAGCGGTTCATGGAGAACCGCGAGGCAGGCGCACCTCAGCTCATCATCGAGGATCTGTGGGAGTTGCTCCAATACCACGTGACGACGTTCATGGACAACGAGATCTCCGGAACGCCACCGGCCCGGCACCGTTCCGGTCGACCGCTGAAAACGTTGTCTCAGCGGTTGAAAGGCAAGGAAGGTCGGTTCCGGGGGAGCCTGTCCGGCAAGCGGGTGAACTTCTCGGCCCGGACGGTAATCAGCCCCGATCCGACGCTGTCGCTGAATGAAGTTGGCGTTCCCAGACGGGTTGCAAGCGAAATGACCCAGACGATGAACGTCACAGAGCGCAACGTCGAACAAGCGCGCCAGTACGTCCGCAACGGACCGAACAGTCATCCGGGCGCGAACTACGTGAAACGACCGGATGGACGGCGGCTGAAGGTAACCGAGAAGAACTGTGAGGAGTTGGCAGAGAAGGTCCAAGCTGGTTGGGAAGTGAACCGACATCTCGTCGACGGCGACATCGTGATCTTCAATCGTCAGCCGTCGCTACACCGGATGTCGATCATGGCCCACGAGGTCGTCGTGATGCCGTACAAGACCTTCCGACTCAACACGACCGTCTGCCCGCCGTACAACGCCGACTTCGACGGCGACGAGATGAACATGCATGCCCTCCAAAACGAGGAGGCACGGGCTGAAGCGCGTGTGCTCATGCGTGTCCAAGAGCAGATCCTCAGCCCTCGGTTCGGTGAGAACATCATCGGCGCGATCCAGGACCACATCTCAGGGACGTATCTGCTCACCCATGAGAACCCCACCTTCAACGAGACCCAAGCGCTCGATCTGCTCCGGGCGACCCGGGTTGACGAGCTTCCCGAACCCGATCACGTCGAGGGACAGACCGAGTACTGGACCGGTCGGACGCTCTTTTCGGAACTGCTTCCGGCTGAGTTGAATCTCGAATTCACAAGCTCGACGGGCGATACGGTCGTCGTCGAGAAGGGACAGCTCACAGAGGGCACCGTCGACGAGGACGCAGTCGGTGCGTTCGGTGGCGAGGTGGTCGACACGATCTGCAAACAGTACAGCACGACCCGAGCGCGGATGTTCGTCAACGAAGTGGCCGCGCTTGCGATGCGTGCGATCATGCACTTTGGGTTCTCGATCGGGATCGACGACGAGTCGATCCCACAGAACGCGCAAGCGGAGATCGAAGAGACCATCGACAACGCGTACGACCGCGTCGAGGAGCTGATCGAGGTGTACGAAAACGGGGATCTGGAGTCGCTACCCGGTCGAACGGTGCACGAAACCCTCGAAATGAAGATCATGCAGGCGCTCGGAAAGGTGCGTGACACCGCCGGTGACATCGTCGGCGATCACTTCGGAAGCGATAACCCTGCGGTCGTGATGGCTCAATCCGGCGCCCGTGGTTCGATGCTGAATCTCACACAGATGGCTGGCTGTGTTGGCCAGCAGGCAGTGCGTGGCGAGCGGATCAATCGGGGCTATGAGAACCGTACGCTGAGCCACTATCAAGAGGACGATCTCGGTGCCGACGCCCACGGGTTCGTGGAGTCGTCGTATCGTAACGGTCTTTCTCCGCGAGAGTTCTTCTTCCACGCTGTGAGTGGTCGCGAAGGGTTGGTCGACACGGCGGTTCGAACGTCGAAATCCGGGTATCTCCAGCGCCGGCTCATCAACGCACTGTCGGAGCTAGAAACCCAATACGACGGAACGGTGCGAAACACGAAGGACACGATCGTTCAGTTCGAATTTGGAGAGGACGGCACCAGTCCGGTGAAAGTCTCCTCTGATAAAGATCACGAGATCGACATCGAGGGCATCACCGAGTCGGTGCTCGAAGCCGAGTTCGAAGACGAAGGGGCCGTGTTCCTTGGCGAGGAGCGTGACGCGACCGACACCCGAACGAACCTCTCCGAACGCATGGACGCGACGATGGTTCAAGGTGATGACTGATGGCAGTAAGTGACGATATCGAACTCGTCGTCGAGGACACGGAACTCCCACGACGGCTCAAAGATAAGGTGTACAGCGTTATCAACGAGAAAGGCGTGACCGACATCGAGGCCGCCGATCAGATCGCCCGTCGGGTCGAACGGGAGTACGTCGACACGCGCGTCGATCCGCTCGATCCCGTGGGCACTGTCAGCGCCCAATCCATCGGGGAGCCGGGGACGCAGATGTCGGTTCCACATGACGAGCGGATCCTTCTCCGCCGTGACGGAGAGACAGAGGCGACCGAAATCGGGCCACTTGTCGACTCACTCATGGAATCTCGGGAGACGCGAGCGTTCGACGATCACGAGGTTGCGCTCGCTCCCGATGATCTCGAAGTGTTGAGTCTCGGGCGGGACGAGCAGGTGCAATGGAAGCCCGTCGAAGAAGTCAGTCGCCACAAGACGCCGGATGAACTGCTTCGGTTCACGCTCGAATCTGGGCGAACGGTTCGGGCGACGAAAGCCCACTCGTTCGTGACGCGAGAAGACAACGAGATCGTACCTGTGAACGGGTCAGATCTCGAAGCTGGCGACTGGCTTCCAGTCGTAGGTGAATTCTCAGTCGAGGATGGGACCGAAAGTACAGACCTCAGGGAATATCTCCCACCAGATGAGTACTGGTACACATCATCCCTCACAGACGGTGGGACCGAGACAGCAGTGCCAGCCGGTCCTGACCAGATTCGTAATAAGCGGAAGGCACTCACAGCGGGGGAGATTGAAGAACGTGCCGTATATCCCGTTCAGGGGACTGTTGGCTTTCCCGAACGGTTCTCTCTCGACGAAGAGACGGGTTTCTTCGTTGGCGCGCTGCTGGCCGAGGGCAACGTCACAGATTACTACGTATCTGTCTCGAACGTCGATCCAGCGTTCCAAGAGCGTATTCGGTCGTTCGCCCACAGATTCGGTCTCTCAGTAAACGAGTATAAGAACAAAAGTGGATTCACCGACGGATACGATATCCGGGTGAACGGAAAGGTTCTTGCTGACTTCATTAGGTCGGCGTGTTTCGAGGACGATAATAAAATCGTCCCGGACTTCGCTTTCGGCGCGTCTGAGGAATTCGTTGGGGGACTCCTCAACGGTTACTTCAGCGGAGACGGCAACGTAAGCGCCTCAGCAATTCGGGCTAGTTCCACATCCGAACAGCTCATAGAAGGGATAGCGCTGTTGCTCGCACGTGTTGGTGTCTATGCCACACGGTCTAGTCAGGAGAAGTCACACACACTCCGCATTCCGAATAAATTCGTACCGCACTTTGCCGAGCAAAGCGGAATGATCGGCGAACGCGGCGAGCAACTATCCGAGCTTGCAGCGGAGGTAGATTCGGCTGGACCGGATACCACGGATCAGATACCCAACTTTGGTGATGTCATAGAATCCGTAGCGAAGGCCGGAAACATTCCTCAACGGCAGTTTAACAGCGCGACAAAACGCCAGCGAATCGGTCGTAATCGTCTCGCGCGTTTGGTATCACGTATTGAGGATGAAGTGGACTCAACACCTGAGGAACTCGATGTACTCCGGAAGGCTGTCGAAGGGGATGTCGTCTGGGACCGTATCGAGTCCATCGAGCGGATCGAAAGCGAACACGAACACGTCTATGATGTGTCAGTTGCAGGGTTAGAGACGTTCACGACCGGTCAAGGAGTCGTGACGCACAACACGATGAACACCTTCCACTACGCGGGGGTCGCGGAGATCGACGTGACTCAAGGGTTGCCGCGTCTCATCGAGTTGGTCGACGCGCGGAAGACACCGGACACGCCGACGATGACGGTGCATTTAGAAGACGAGTACGCCGACAACCGCGAGAAGGCCCACGAAGTGGTGTGGAAGATCGAGGCGACCCGCATTCTCGCGTTGGGTGACGTGTCGACCAACGTCGCTGACATGCTGGTGCGGATCGATCTCAACGAGGAGACCCTCCACGAGCGGTGGCCGACGGTCGAGAGTTTGGACATCATCGTCACCGAGATCGCCGACACGATCGAGAGCGAGCTGGGCGTCGAGACCTACCATCAAGGAACGATGATCGAGTTCGGCCCGGACGAACCGAGCTACCGCGATCTCCTCCAGTTGGTCGAAGAGCTTCGTGACATCGTGTTCAAAGGGATCGGAGACATCTCCCGGGTCGTCATCCGGAAAGAGGACCGCGATGACAGGGATGGTCAGGAGTTCGTGTTGTACACCGAAGGGGCAGCCTTCAAGAAGGTGCTCGAAATCGAGGGCGTCGACGCGAGCCGAACGACGACGAACAACATCCACGAGGTGTACCGCGTGCTGGGTGTCGAGGCCGCCCGCGAACGCATCATCGAGGAGACGATGGACACCCTCGAAGAGCAGGGTCTCGGTGACGTGAACATTCGGCACCTGATGTTGGTCGCGGACATCATGACCAACCGAGGAACGATCGAATCGATCGGCCGACACGGTATTTCCGGAAACAAAGAGAGCGTCCTCGCGCGTGCTGCGTTCGAGGTGACCGTCAACCACCTGCTCGACGCCGCTGTTCACGGTGAATCCGACGAACTCGACGGTGTGACCGAAAACGTCATCGTCGGCAAACCGATCAAACTCGGTACTGGAGATGTCACCCTCCGAATGGGATCGACGGCAACGGACGAATAAACGTCCGACCACCAGTCGAACTCCGGCCTACCGAACGGACATGACGAGCAACACGACCAGTCCGACCAGAACGATGACGGCTGCGAGCGAATAAGACATACCGACGAGGACGCTGATCATCGTGGAGTGACCGATCAGTCCCGTGTTGATGGCCACCCAGTCGAGCAGGCGACCGAACACGAACAGGAAAACGACGAATGCTGTTATTTTTCCGCCAATGCTTGCGAAAAATTCGCTGAGTTTGTGACCGAGGGAGCTATCGGAATCGGCCTGATCCGTCCGGGAGACGTTGGACATATCCTACCAATAATAGAGCAGGCGTAATGAGCATGGTGATCGGTTCGGCCGGAACTCGTACGGCTTTCCCCCGAACGAGGGCGAAAAGGGAGCCTTAAGTAGCTCGATCGGGTACAGGGGCGTACTATGGCGAACGGCAAGTACGCCGCGCGGAAACTCAAGAAGGACCGCCAGAACCATCGGTGGTCCGACTCGGAGTACGCGCGACGCGCTCGCGGACTCGGGGAGAAATCCGATCCCTTAGAGGGTGCTCCTCAGGGACGAGGTATCGTGCTCGAAAAAGTTGGCGTCGAGGCAAAACAGCCCAACTCGGCCATTCGGAAGTGTGTCCGGGTACAGCTCATCAAAAACGGAAAGCAGGTAACGGCGTTCTGTCCCGGCGACGGCGCGATCTCCTTCATCGATGAACACGACGAAGTGACCATCGCCGGGATCGGTGGTGCGAAGGGTCGCGCGATGGGCGACCTGTCGGGCGTGAACTACAAGGTCGAAAAGGTAAACGGCGTCAGCCTGATCGAACTCGTCCGCGGGAACGCGGAAAAGCCGGTGCGATAGTATGAGCGGCTCAGAAACACCGGATCCCGATCAGCCGGCGGGAAGCGACGAGGTCGATGTCAACGCACAACTGTTTGCTCGGTGGAGCGTCTCCGATATCGCCTACTCTGATCCCTCGACCGAGCGCTATATCACGGTCACGCCGGTCGCACATACGATGGGGCGACACGCCTCAAAACAGTTCAAGAAAAGCGAGATCAGCATCGTTGAGCGGCTCATCAACCGTCTGATGCGAACGGAGGAGAACACCGGCAAGAAAGGGATGACGACGAAGATCGTCCGCGAGGCGTTCGACATCGTCCACGATCGCACGGAGGAAAACCCAGTACAGGTGCTCGTGACGGCGGTCGAAAACGCTGCTCCCCGCGAAGAGACAGTTCGACTCAAATACGGCGGGATCTCCGTTCCTCAGGCCGTCGACGTCGCTCCCCAGCGCCGGGTCGACCAAGCGCTCAAGTTCCTCGCCGAAGGTGCACACGAGGCGTCATTTAAATCGACGACCTCGGTCGAACAAGCACTTGCCGAGCAGCTGATCGGGTCGTCCAACTACGACGTGCAAACCTACGCCATCAACCAGAAAGAAGAGAAAGAGCGCGTCGCCGCAGCAGCACGATAACTGTCGGCTCCGGTTTTCGTCCGAGTCGTCGGGAGATTCATCCGTTCGTGCTGGCCGTGTACGCCCGTGTCACGTCCACGAGTGCGTTCCGGTATTCGGCTTCGTCCGGGTCGGTGGTGAGCGTCCGAAACCGTGATTTGAACGCGTCGAGATCGACGTTCGGGGCGTCGTTGGCAGCTGCGTGTGCGAGA
The sequence above is drawn from the Halocatena salina genome and encodes:
- a CDS encoding DNA-directed RNA polymerase subunit A'', whose protein sequence is MAVSDDIELVVEDTELPRRLKDKVYSVINEKGVTDIEAADQIARRVEREYVDTRVDPLDPVGTVSAQSIGEPGTQMSVPHDERILLRRDGETEATEIGPLVDSLMESRETRAFDDHEVALAPDDLEVLSLGRDEQVQWKPVEEVSRHKTPDELLRFTLESGRTVRATKAHSFVTREDNEIVPVNGSDLEAGDWLPVVGEFSVEDGTESTDLREYLPPDEYWYTSSLTDGGTETAVPAGPDQIRNKRKALTAGEIEERAVYPVQGTVGFPERFSLDEETGFFVGALLAEGNVTDYYVSVSNVDPAFQERIRSFAHRFGLSVNEYKNKSGFTDGYDIRVNGKVLADFIRSACFEDDNKIVPDFAFGASEEFVGGLLNGYFSGDGNVSASAIRASSTSEQLIEGIALLLARVGVYATRSSQEKSHTLRIPNKFVPHFAEQSGMIGERGEQLSELAAEVDSAGPDTTDQIPNFGDVIESVAKAGNIPQRQFNSATKRQRIGRNRLARLVSRIEDEVDSTPEELDVLRKAVEGDVVWDRIESIERIESEHEHVYDVSVAGLETFTTGQGVVTHNTMNTFHYAGVAEIDVTQGLPRLIELVDARKTPDTPTMTVHLEDEYADNREKAHEVVWKIEATRILALGDVSTNVADMLVRIDLNEETLHERWPTVESLDIIVTEIADTIESELGVETYHQGTMIEFGPDEPSYRDLLQLVEELRDIVFKGIGDISRVVIRKEDRDDRDGQEFVLYTEGAAFKKVLEIEGVDASRTTTNNIHEVYRVLGVEAARERIIEETMDTLEEQGLGDVNIRHLMLVADIMTNRGTIESIGRHGISGNKESVLARAAFEVTVNHLLDAAVHGESDELDGVTENVIVGKPIKLGTGDVTLRMGSTATDE
- a CDS encoding DNA-directed RNA polymerase subunit A'; amino-acid sequence: MSIQTPKDISSIDFGLMDPETYRDMSITKVITADTYDDDGFPIDMGLMDPRLGVIDPGLECPTCGQRSGSCPGHFGHIELAAPVIHVGFSKRVRRLLRGTCRECSQLLLTAEERGEFRDRLQRTIELGDDQSDVMKAAIRQARKKDQCPHCGEKQFDIKHEKPTTYYEVQDVLTNEYPELIAAAMQGEAIGDEDPESVSREPKSPDELANETGIDLSRINEILSGTFRPRPEDRKSIESALSADLTEEDMNKLMASDIRDWFEDIPDEDLSVLGIDPENSRPEWMILTVLPVPPVTARPSITLDNGQRSEDDLTHKLVDIIRINQRFMENREAGAPQLIIEDLWELLQYHVTTFMDNEISGTPPARHRSGRPLKTLSQRLKGKEGRFRGSLSGKRVNFSARTVISPDPTLSLNEVGVPRRVASEMTQTMNVTERNVEQARQYVRNGPNSHPGANYVKRPDGRRLKVTEKNCEELAEKVQAGWEVNRHLVDGDIVIFNRQPSLHRMSIMAHEVVVMPYKTFRLNTTVCPPYNADFDGDEMNMHALQNEEARAEARVLMRVQEQILSPRFGENIIGAIQDHISGTYLLTHENPTFNETQALDLLRATRVDELPEPDHVEGQTEYWTGRTLFSELLPAELNLEFTSSTGDTVVVEKGQLTEGTVDEDAVGAFGGEVVDTICKQYSTTRARMFVNEVAALAMRAIMHFGFSIGIDDESIPQNAQAEIEETIDNAYDRVEELIEVYENGDLESLPGRTVHETLEMKIMQALGKVRDTAGDIVGDHFGSDNPAVVMAQSGARGSMLNLTQMAGCVGQQAVRGERINRGYENRTLSHYQEDDLGADAHGFVESSYRNGLSPREFFFHAVSGREGLVDTAVRTSKSGYLQRRLINALSELETQYDGTVRNTKDTIVQFEFGEDGTSPVKVSSDKDHEIDIEGITESVLEAEFEDEGAVFLGEERDATDTRTNLSERMDATMVQGDD
- a CDS encoding 30S ribosomal protein S7, giving the protein MSGSETPDPDQPAGSDEVDVNAQLFARWSVSDIAYSDPSTERYITVTPVAHTMGRHASKQFKKSEISIVERLINRLMRTEENTGKKGMTTKIVREAFDIVHDRTEENPVQVLVTAVENAAPREETVRLKYGGISVPQAVDVAPQRRVDQALKFLAEGAHEASFKSTTSVEQALAEQLIGSSNYDVQTYAINQKEEKERVAAAAR
- a CDS encoding 30S ribosomal protein S12; translation: MANGKYAARKLKKDRQNHRWSDSEYARRARGLGEKSDPLEGAPQGRGIVLEKVGVEAKQPNSAIRKCVRVQLIKNGKQVTAFCPGDGAISFIDEHDEVTIAGIGGAKGRAMGDLSGVNYKVEKVNGVSLIELVRGNAEKPVR